AATGCTGCGGGATAGTTCACGCCCCTCACCTTTGTAAGGTTCTAAAACCTAGATGTCCGAGCCAATCCCGGCTCTTCTGTTCTCCTGCCCTAGCTCCTGCACTAGGCAGGGATTTGGAAGTTTGGAAGTctcgttcccatagcgtttttcggacgcagctcgagttcctgaaggggaacgtaccaggttacgtatgtaaccatagttccccgagggaacgagatgCTGCGTCTCGATCCATCCTTCCGGCATCCCTGCCGAGCGCTCGCTTCATCCCCAGATGATACatgtgcttttatgcttcctggtcgatgACATCATTCACCCGTGACGTATCGTCGTCTGATTAGCTAGATTACACATGCATTCAGAGCGTGGTTCTGCCAAATGAGTTCCCATAACGTTTTtcggacgcagcgtctcgtttcctcggggaaccatggttacatacataacctgggacattttaaatatacaagacTTGCTTTAAAACCTAATAACTCACTATGGACTTGAACaccaaatgtaattttattggtGTTGCTGATCTCTAGTTGATAAAATCCAGAGTCTGTGATTGAGATATTTgcgatggtcagagatccagttttatgatccagcttcagtcgGTTTCTGAAACTCTCAGTACCTTCATTACACTGAACATCTGTACAGATATAACTAAGATCTCCAGTGATTACAGCAATGCGAATGTCATTCATAATCCATTTAATAACGGTCTGTTGGTTTGTTTTAATATCAGAgtgtagagtgactgaatcttcCTCCATCACAAATGCTGATAATCCATCTTCACCGACACCAAGAAAACCTGAAGAAGAAACAAACAGTTAATTACAGTCAAACaaaattatacaatatacatGTAATGGATGATCTTGTGCATCATGCAACCCAATACATGAATGTCAGCGCTGTCACAAGACCAAGAATAAGCCAGACAGAAGTGACAGAACCCTGACACTTTTCTCTATAACATATTTGTGGATTCATACACTCAAGGATTTTCATTGACTCAATCAATTTTACCCATTATGAATATTACCCATAAAATTACATCActtaaaatgaccaaaacacaaaacagggAACACTTGACAAAAGGATggacaaacaaatgaatgaatgaatgaatgaatgaatgaatgaatacataccgtgccttgcgaaagtattcataccccttcatttttaattttttttttaacttttatttttttgtttttagtcaaGATATCTAAAATCTTAAATTAAGCTGCATTTACAAAATGCACTTGATGTAGTAAAAAATAACtctaaaaaataactttaaaatcataccTAACTTAATTTATAATTACGTCAGCAAATTCTAATTTTTcagtttgtgaaaaaaatatctatatactTTATGTGAATTAAcgataaaaaatgaaaaaaaaaaaaaaacaaacaaacaaaaaaaaaaacaatcatcacTAAACACATTAACATCAAACTAAACTTGCTTTAAGCATAATGACTCACCAGATACAGCAACAATGAAAATCTTTGTCCTGATTTTGCCTCTTCTGCTGTTGATCTGTAGtttataaagtccagagtctgtgtttctggtgtttgtgatggtcaaagatccagtctgatgatccagattcagtctgtctctgaatctctcatcagCATCTTCACACTGAACATCTGTACAGATATAATGAAGATCTCCAGTGATTTCAGCTATTTGAAAGCCATTAAAATACCACTCAAtcatttctgttgtttttgttttaatgccagtctgtagagtgactgaatctccttCCATCACAGACACTGACCCTCCACctgtaactgtaaaaaaaaaaaaaaagaaaaattaatgttGGGTTGaaaagactggtctgactcAGGTTGCTATTTCTTTTCTAACTGATTCGGCTTACAGTTTTCGTAAAAcggactatcaaaaccaccaaaaatcccatagacttacattgacaaTGTTCACTCTTCAAACTTAAACTGCCAAAATTCAATTCtatttaaatcatgttagcattatgctaatcatgctaacaacatgcatGCAGAATCCTGATAGCACCAGTGCAAACAAGACAGAATGGAAATGAGAGAGTTCTTGATTTTAAAGAACTGAAAGTGGCCAAGGTGTTAGATACCTGTATTTTATGGACTGCTTGTTACAGCAGTGGGTACTTTTGACCCTGATAACATGGATCTTGTTGAGTTCTTGTCAAAACTGGAGAAAGTAGTGGATGCTTATTGTGTGTCAGACGAAGATGCTTCTGGATTTCTAATTATGATCATAATGTTTAGTACATTTGGATTACATTATTTCTTTTGCTGTTATGGTTCTCAAGTGCTCATCTCCCAAACCCAAGAAAATGTCTGTATGTCATTTTgcaaaatttgagaaaaaagtctatGATAATGTTGCCTAATTGGATGGAACGATAACCAGTGTGCATGAGGGTAAGATTCTCCGATGGCCATAAGGGAACAACCTAAGCCAGGGCTTCACCACCACTGGGCATCTACCCAGGAAGGGAGGTGTAATCTGTATAAGGGAGTGGATGTGATGCTTCTTCCGGGCCAAGAGCATCAAAGAGGGGCTTGTAAGAATAGTCTGCCTCGACCCAGATTCCACTTCACAGTATATGTTTAATCATGCTCATTTCCCAAAATGGCTTAATTGTTATAGAGAAGAAGAAGACCATTTCTAGACCATTTAGGATGATTACATTTATGAGCAAAaacatcacctcatgttgcagcatgataatgcacggccccatgttgcaaggatctgtacacatttcctggaagctgaaaccAACCCAGTTTTTGCATGCCCAGCATACTCACAATACTCAcacattgagcatgtttgggatgctctggatcggcataTACAACAGCctttccagttcctgccaatatccagtaaCGTCGGACAGCCATTAAAGAGTAGtagaccaacattccacaggcaacaatcaacaacctgatcaactctatgcgaagcaGATgagttgcactgcgtgaggcaaatggtggacCAGATACAGACTAGTTTTCAGTGTTGCATTtcggtcagtgtatatatatatatatatatatatatatatatattaaatgtacaaaatttttatttatttattttttctctaaTCCACAATTCCCACAATTATTGGTATCCCTTAAAATTTTGATAAGTAAAATATCTCGAAAGTacattcccattcatattttcatttttagcacaccagggtgaTGAAATTAGCCTGCCATGATTTTCTGTTTGACATGAATTTTTATTCATCTACCAGAAGCTTTTTCCAAAGTGACTCAAGGTATATTTCATCAGTTTATGTACTGAtggaaaatacattaatatgtaacaaataaataaataaataaataaattttattagaaaaataactgtaaaaatgctacagaaaaaaaggttatttaacagtttttttacagccttttttttcttttacagctTTTGTTAAAAAACACTGACGCTGTGACACTTTACACTtgacagtttttcattttaataattatgctTATTCTTAGTTATCAGTTATGTACATAAAGGATTTACTGTTACAActtatattgttaaattaatgtttgcaaaatgtggtgtttgtgtgaatgacgtTGTGTGCACCATCcatatattactattttcaCATAGTTATTTTCACATAGTTTTTATACCAAGTAACTTAACATAATCATTTACAGGGACCCTTATTTTCTCTGCATTACCCATGACAGAGTCTGGATGTGCCCTCTTTGCTAAATGTGCACCTGTCCTGCAGTACTTAGAAAACACGACCTGACCCGTTTGACAAGGACTATGACATGAACCACACACTCATTAAGAACATCAGGTAGACAAAAACAACTCCTGTGCATTGTGGCTATTATCTTATACATGTTGTAATCACAGACACAGAGGCAACTTAAACTATATGATAATATTTACACTGCAAGATTTAATACAGATATATTCTGACgcattcgttttttttttgttttttttgctatgTTTATCATTATATAAAGTCATTTGATTGGGCTGTGACTCATAGAATGATATTTTAGCAGATTCACtctgcatttaaatgcagttgTCTCTCCTAAAACTTTGCAGTGTATATGTGGCCATTGGTCCTTTTATcagcatgaaaaataaaacttttattccaATTGTGAATAGATTAGATAATGTGTACAGAAATTGAGCAACGAGTGCTCTCTTCAAACTATCAATGACTTCAGCTGCAGTGTGACTGACTACAATGATCTATGTTGCAAATCATGCTGTGCATAGAAACCTTTGATGGTCTTCGCCAAATGCATTGTCTTGAAAATAGACTAAAGTTTCTGCTGCAGTTAGAAGAGTAAAATAAGTGAAgataacattttcatttctcAAAGTGGATCAGGCACCTACACTCTTAAatataaaggtgcttcaaaaggttcttcaagcgatgccatagaacaggggtgcccaatcctgttcctggagatctaccatcctgcaaagttcagctccaaccctgatcacacacacctgaaccagctaattaatcTCTTAGGTAgcgcttgataattacagacagctgTGTTGGAACAGGGCTGGAGCTGAAGTCTGCAGGTAAGTAGATCTCCACGAACAGGATTGGGCACCcctgccatagaagaaccatttttggtttcacaaacaaccattcagtcaaaggttctttaaagaaccatctctttcttacctttttgcAATCTGAAGAACCAACTTTcgacagaaaggttcttcagataaTAAAGGtcctttatggaaccatttagacgaaaaaaaagttcttctatggaatcgtgaagcacctttatttttaagagtgtagtatATTAAATGTGGATATATTTACTACGAATCATCACTAAATGATACTCACCAATGACAGTGACACTGAAGCTCCTAATGATGCTGATGCTGCTGATGCGGCTGCTGATCTTTAGTTTATAAACTCCAGAGTCTGTGattctggtgtttgtgatggtcagagatccagtctgatgatccagcttcagtctgccTCTAAATCTTTCATCACCATCTTTACACTGAACATCTGTGTAACTCCTACTATGATCCTCAGTGATTTCAGCTATAGGAGTGTCATTAAAATACCACGTCATCAGATCATTTGGGTTTTTTAACACAGGATcaggatttaataaaaaagattttccCTCCTTCACTGACTTTGTCTTCATTTGATCTCGTTCAGCAGCAGGGACTTCtgaaacaaacaacacaaaagcTGCTAGAGGATCTTTTGCTGAAAACAACAAACtacaaaatatgcaaaaagtttaaatgtaaatgcaatttTCATGCTCCTTCATGACATTCAGTCTGACATTATGTGTTTAACCACTCAGAacgcagatagaaccttataattctaaaaaGTAATTTTCCACTTGGAATTATATGGTTCTATCTTGCAAAACAtctaaactacatttttaaagaaatacaaatagtttacttataatttgttttaaaagataaaaagggTGCTGTAACAATGTGCTGGACAAGTAACTGCAGACCAGAGATATCCAAAAGTGGCCATTACTTCCAAAATGAGGCAGGTTTCACCACTGTCTCTGGTTTCAGCCATTTGGTActgacttacatttcaaaataaaactttaaaaattaacgTTTCTAGTTCAGTGGTTTTCCGACCTGTCCTGGAGGtacccctgccctgcacattttgcatgtctttcTTATCTAACTCACCAGATTCTTTAGAATCAGCAGTGGGGTGGAATTTGTATTAAAGTTGATTGGGGGAAAAATTGTGCATTCGTGTCACGCATGTCATTTTGGAGCTCCCAGTCtcatttggagatctccaggctgCAGTTATACTCTTCCCATGCTGAAAGCAATATTGTTGAAAGGGAGGCACTGAGCTGTTCTTGAGAGGCATTTAGTTAAGGCAAGATTACACCAAAGATGTATGAGCTGAAACTTGCGAAAGAAACTTGTTGAAACTTTATTTGGTTATTCTAGAaccttttaacttttattttttcctctgtCCCAACTTGCAGACttcaaaataaagatttgtttatatttacaaaatacatttaagttgtTCAGCACCAAGAAATAGAACTAAACACATTAAGTGATGTGATTTAAAGACAAACAAGACATAATGACTCACCATGAACAACAACAGCGAATTTCTGAAGTGAGCTGTGGCTTCTGTGGTTGATTTGTTGTGcataaagtccagagtctgtggttctggtgtttgtgatggtcagagatccagtctgatgatccagtctcagtctgtctctgaatctctcatcaCCATCTTTACACTGAACATCTGTACAGATCTTATTGAGATCTCTATTGATTTCAGCGATGATATCTTTATTAAAATACCATCTAATctctgtattttgttttgttttaacgtCAGTGTTTagagtcactgaatctccctccatcacaaACACTGACCTTCCATCTGAACCAACACCAAAAACACCTGAAGAAgattaaataaacagttattatataataatcatTGATTTACACTATAGTGCTTCTGGGTGGTATGATGGTATTTGTATgtgtatcatgttttttttttttttttcttttttttcagatggtATAACAGCTGgatcaattaattagaaattcttctatttgttatatttaacaaataattcaTAACACTCCACACCCAACAAGAAAACCATGAGGATCTATGAAATCCTCCCCCAAACTGCTGACCCCGAATGTGGCACATGGCCACTGGTTTCTATGGCAGCAAAGATAAGATGGTTTTTGCAATCCAAAGAAATTTAGAGAGAGTTGTAACTCTTACCTAATTCACTTTGAAACAGACACAGAATACCTATAAATAAGTAGTTCTCTCAATTCATTTGTATACAAACCTTCCTATAAATGAACACGGACATCCTCCGGGCACTGTGTGTATTGTTACTGTTTTGTGTGCTGGCTTTTGTACCGTATACTGTTATGTTTTGCTTAAGTTACAATTATTAATGCAACTCTATTGGTACCGTGCTTGATAATATATTAATCCTGGTTTAGTCCACAAACCATTGGTGCATACCACGTCCATATAACATGTATTGTCACGGCTCAAAATTGCAACTGTTTTGACTGAATATGCTCTAGAAATTTTATCTGTGTgaccttaaaatatatttgggaGCATTTGTTTGTGCAAGTACAAATTACTGTTGTGGTTCAACCCATTTtcatttacaattacaattgggtttcagcgctacacaCTTAAACCCCAAAAAATATGACTTGTTTTTAAGCCATGTAATgcttgaaataattaaataatcatcAAAAATAAACTTCATAAGCGTTTTGTCATATACTTGATTCACCAGGCATATAGTAGAATCCAGAGGGAAAAATACCTCACTTTTATTCAGAGGCCTAAACTgagtaaaatatgtaatttggGCAAGTTATTATTCATATGATCAATATGTGAGTTCTATAACAGTATGCAATTCAGTAGGCTATGCCTACAAAGATgactgcaaaacaaacaaataaatgttcctcAAAATCCTGCCATATCATTATTTAATTCAGTACATATATTTTAGTagtgcatatattttaaaaattatatatatatatatatatatatatatatatatatattctcctGCTAGTAGTTTTGCTTATCTAttagagattttaaaataaagctttaatCATGTTGACAGTTTAGAGTCTTTaaaaattcatgttttaaatatgatacTGTAGGCGTTATAGGGTATGGGACATTACTTacgtttctttttcttttttgtttgtttctctcaTTGTTCTCTTATGGagaacatgttttttgagcataatgtttcttgaggtcaaaagtaataaaaacactGTCTCTGGTATATTTTCACTGCAAAACAACACAAGAAATGCTGCAAAAATTCCTGCAAATTTCCACAATGTCAGTCATTTTAGGCCACAAAAATCAGGaactggtgttttttttaaagtgaacataaatttacatatgCATCAAAGTTGGGGAATACAAACATGCTtcatgatttgaaacaatatcaaAATAAGAAATCCATTtctctattaagatattttaagaaaaaagaagagactgaaaaaatattttacttaagttcattcatgcatgttttgacgtagaaaaaaaaacttttgatcaTAAATTTGTCAGTACTGTACCTCAGATTTGTTAAATGTTCACCTGTTTTGCAAGTGTTTGTAATAATTTGATAATTGTGATCATTTTTTGGGCCATTCACAAATCGTCAGGCAGTAGACATGATGGAGAATCACACACATATCAAATGGATCTTTTTGGGATGATATCCAagtgacaaaaatattttaaccgAGTTAATATAAGTGATTTATATCCATTTATGATGTTTCTTGTGGCCTGCAAAAAGTCCATGACttgttttcaaatataattaCTCACCATGAACAGCAACAATGAAGATCTTCTCAAGGTTGTGAAAGCCGAAGCCATCTAGATaataaagtccagagtctgtggttctgatgTCTCTGATTGTCAGAGATCCGgtctgatgatccagcttcagtctgtctctgaatctctcatcaCCATCTTTACACTGAACATCTGTACAGATCCTACTGTGATTTTCATTGTGAAAATAGTTGTAATCAATTACAGCTATGCGATTGTAATTAAAACTCCATGTAATATCTAGAAAATATCTCATCTCTCGTTTATCTGACGTATCATCAACAtgtagagtgactgaatctccctccttCACAAACACTGGCACTCCAACTACATTAAAAACGACAGGAtctggagggaaaaaaaaacagttaataagtgagtaGAGAAAGTATGTTTGGATTCATAATGTAACACATGCAAACAATTAGCAGAAGAATTTAACATTCACTCATTAGACAAGCATACATAAGTCTCATGGATGAACGTATACTTAATAAACATTATgcttttttaatcttaattcatttacttttctattaatttggaatgaggttttttttcttctcaccAATGCGACTTTCCTGCGATTGTGTTCAAggtataatacaatatatatatatatatatatatatatatatgtatgtatatactcTTAAATGAATTGTTTCTACTAACACCCCATTGTCAGAGTTTTGGCCATTATGTTTATGCCTCATCGGGgttggcgaactccggtcctggagagccgcagccctgctgagttcagctccaaccctaattaaaactcacctgcctgtagctttttagtaacccttcagaccttgattagcttgttcaggtgtgtttgattacggctgaagcaaaactctgcagggctgcggctcttcaggaccgacgttcgccacccctgctctaTATCAAAGGCTGGCTAAAACCGTCACGtccaaaagagagagagactgtaCCAAATAAAATGTCTTACAGTGGTCAGTGGAAGgagaaataataaattatttttgtagaaTTCAAAGCTAAAAGAGATTATTCTGAACAAAACGGCGTCCCGTTCGCTTGTATCATTGCCCGAAAAAGAGACTGTATAAATGTCTTACCATCCGCGCGTAAAGGCACcaacaaagagagaaaaataaacacatggGTCATCGTCAATATTTGCTAAAAGCTAAACGCAGATTAAGTTAAGTAAATTAACGTAATCTGTACTTGTTCTGCATTAACAGCGACATTAGACCGTATCGCACTACATAAACAGAAAGTAACAGTTTGGGAGGCTTCTACAAACTTTAATGGGATGACGTATGACGTTTTACCTGAAACACGTACTGAAACATGTACTGAGCATGTGCGGAAACACAAGTTTTgctctaaactttttttttttttttttttaaacatattgaatataatatacatatacagtggcactaacaaatgtaaataaacagataCCTAGCAAGGCAcatgtctaaaaaaaaacaaaaaaaaacaaatacaaagtaccagtaaaaattaaatatattctgTTAAAGGATCAAAAAGGAATTAGGATTTTTTCCAAATACCTCACAAACGAATAATTGTCTCTCTGTTTAATTTTCTAGTCTACAAGTTTAGGTTGtggcatttttttgtgttttgcgcTCGCGGTTGGTCCGTACCATTACGGCCGGGGGAGGGAATGGGGGACTAGTTTACAGCCTGCAGCGGACCCAGAGCGCTGTTTAAGCAGGGTGCGATTTgtacggtggccgagagagctcaacgcgctgcaacttaagaaaacacatgcaaacagaaaaaaacgacaacaaataaaaaaaaaaaaaacatcttcatcagtttgacaacacaggcgtTGCAAATCCTCGCAACGCAATCACAAATacgaaacgcgctgcaaattctcacaacacaaccaaacacagaaactcGCGGCAAATACAAACGAgctgcaaatagcacggaccacaacggaaatgtttcaggggcACATCAAAAAAGGGAGGAACCCAGCTGGGttaaaaatatcagaaatatcaataaagtaaaatatcataaatcttaatttgcttaatttctttgttatgtctattttaaagtcagtccaaaatgaaatagcataagggcaatagaaaaataaatgttcaatatctgGATTATTTGTTCAGTGGCTTTTGGTCAGAGAGGTGTTGTCTGAACTAAAAGGTGAGTTTTCTGtttaacatcctgatcataAGATTCATTGGACTTTTGGATATTATAAGACTAATCTGACGAATTACACACTTAACTGTGAAACGTTATtaacttaattgcaaataaatatataaataaataaatatatgcaaataaatataacgtTTAAAGTTCACGAAAAAAAACTGCAACgctttattaatagttaaaatcaggtcaaaattcaggtcccagctgggttcgtcactttttgaggtccccctgaaacatttccgttgtggtccgtgctatttgcagcgcgtGTCACTACCCGATCCGTACCTGAAACACGATTTGTACTGCGCATGTGCGGAAACACAAGTTTTGCTCTGCGCATGTGCACGCTTGCTGCCACTTCCTGTCACCGCCAAATTTTTACGACGTCTTCTAGTGATATGGattcttttgcattttacacacagcttcaaaggtttctctTAAAAGGAGAAATTCCTGACAGTTCTACCACTCGTCAGAAGCTGAGACGGGTGTCTCCGAATTTTATCATCAAAGGTAAGTATAAGTATGAGacatttcataataaaaaagataattgaCTGTTTGGTACAGCCTGGGCCATGTACTTTATTaattacaaatgtttaaaatatcaagcAACGTTATTGTGCGTGTTCAGCTGATGTATTTTGATATTAATATAGAGTGACAGTAATCCCTTACAAAAAgtaacgtctcggttacgtatggtaaccctcgttccctgatggagggaacggagacgttgtgtcgagtagtgtacgacactaggggtc
This region of Labeo rohita strain BAU-BD-2019 unplaced genomic scaffold, IGBB_LRoh.1.0 scaffold_192, whole genome shotgun sequence genomic DNA includes:
- the LOC127159115 gene encoding uncharacterized protein LOC127159115; this translates as MTHVFIFLSLLVPLRADDPVVFNVVGVPVFVKEGDSVTLHVDDTSDKREMRYFLDITWSFNYNRIAVIDYNYFHNENHSRICTDVQCKDGDERFRDRLKLDHQTGSLTIRDIRTTDSGLYYLDGFGFHNLEKIFIVAVHGVFGVGSDGRSVFVMEGDSVTLNTDVKTKQNTEIRWYFNKDIIAEINRDLNKICTDVQCKDGDERFRDRLRLDHQTGSLTITNTRTTDSGLYAQQINHRSHSSLQKFAVVVHEVPAAERDQMKTKSVKEGKSFLLNPDPVLKNPNDLMTWYFNDTPIAEITEDHSRSYTDVQCKDGDERFRGRLKLDHQTGSLTITNTRITDSGVYKLKISSRISSISIIRSFSVTVIVTGGGSVSVMEGDSVTLQTGIKTKTTEMIEWYFNGFQIAEITGDLHYICTDVQCEDADERFRDRLNLDHQTGSLTITNTRNTDSGLYKLQINSRRGKIRTKIFIVAVSGFLGVGEDGLSAFVMEEDSVTLHSDIKTNQQTVIKWIMNDIRIAVITGDLSYICTDVQCNEGTESFRNRLKLDHKTGSLTIANISITDSGFYQLEISNTNKITFGVQVHKFSAAKRDEIKRKSVKEGESVTLDTYLIKTPHHSLSWYFNDTCIAEISGNQSKICTDVQCEDGNERFRNRLKVDHSSGSLTITNSRITDSGDYQLNITSRRISIIRHFSVSVTADLTGIYGAVSTVLLLVIASAGLIYSCKCHSRRKHIRTQCNDQVHDVEDFSPNQTESISPASQTSQTETDAVNEAPT